TATCTCCTGCTCCTGCCGCGTGAGAGATGCATTCTCGACAAGGGTGAGCCACTGAGCAAGTCTTTCATGGGCAATCGAAAGTGATTCGGAACACCGTATGATTCCAACCCTCTCCCACATGAGTCTCCTCAGGGCCTTCCGTATCTCTCCCATGTTACGGTCAGGAGGATCTGCCGATGCCGGCGAAAGATGAGTAGCTGGTTCTTCCTTGAATCCGGCGACCGTGGGCTGATTTCTATGACGGGAGGCTGCGCTTCCTGCCCGTGCACCGAAGACGAGTCCTTCAAGAAGACTGTTGCTTGCGAGCCGGTTTGCACCGTGCACCCTCGTGCAGGCAACCTCTCCCGCCGCATAGAAACGCTTGATGTTAGTCGCTCCCTCCAGATCGGTCTTGATGCCGCCCATGATATAGTGCGCGGCAGGCGAAACCGGGATGAGGTCTTCAGCTATGTCAATACCGTAGGCCTTGCAGGTGGCACTGATCCTCGGAAACCTTTTCCTCACAAAATCGTGGTCGAGATGGGTGAGGTCGAGATAGACATGGCTGCTCCCCGTCTTTACCATTTCCGAGATTATGGCCCTCGAAACCACATCCCGAGGCGCAAGCTCTGCCAGGGCATTATAGTTCTTCATAAAGGGTTCCTTCTCTCTGTTCCTCAACACTGCCCCTTCTCCCCGCATCGCCTCGCTCAGGAGAAACTGTGGAGTGCCGGGAACGTAGAGGCTGGTGGGATGAAACTGGACGAATTCCATATCTTCCAGGACCGCCCCGGCCCTGAAGGCGATCGCCATGCCGTCTCCTGTTGCCACTTCGGGGTTTGTTGTCCTCTCAAAGAGCTGTCCTGCCCCTCCCGTAGCAAGGACCGTTGCCTTTGCAAAAAGGCTGATCGCCTTGCCTTCCCTTAGAACCGTTGCCCCAAGGCACTCGCCATCCTTCACGATGAGGTCAAGGGTAAAGGCGAAGGAATATTTCTCCACCGAAGGGAAGGTCCTGACCTTGGCGAGGAGTACCCTCTCGAGTTCTTTCCCTGTGGAGTCCCCCTGGGCATGGAGGATGCGGTTCTTGGAATGGGCCGCCTCCCTTGTGAAGGCGAGCTTTGTCCCTGCCCTGTCGAACTCAGCGCCCCATGAGATGAGCTCGGTGATCCTCTCGGGACCTTCCTCAACAAGTACCTTCACCGCCTCCCCGCTGCAGAGCCCGTCTCCTGCCCTCAGCGTATCTTCGAAATGGATCCCTACCTCGTCTTCGTCGCTCAGGGCAACGGCAATTCCACCCTGTGCATATTCTGTGCTGCTCTCGGTGGGGAGATCCTTTGTGACAATAAGGACCTTGCCGTGTGGAGCCAGCTCGATGGCAGCCCTGAGGCCGGCCACTCCGCTTCCGATAACGAGAAAATCGACGGCGAGTTCATCCATTCAGATTGCCGCTCCTGAATCCCCCGAGGTCGAGGGAGATGAATTTATATCCCAGAGACTTCAGTTTCTCGACGACGGCCCTTCTTGTCTCGCTCTTGAGCATCTGAGGTATCTCATCCTCTTTCAGCTCGATCCTTGCC
The genomic region above belongs to Thermodesulfovibrionales bacterium and contains:
- the nadB gene encoding L-aspartate oxidase produces the protein MDELAVDFLVIGSGVAGLRAAIELAPHGKVLIVTKDLPTESSTEYAQGGIAVALSDEDEVGIHFEDTLRAGDGLCSGEAVKVLVEEGPERITELISWGAEFDRAGTKLAFTREAAHSKNRILHAQGDSTGKELERVLLAKVRTFPSVEKYSFAFTLDLIVKDGECLGATVLREGKAISLFAKATVLATGGAGQLFERTTNPEVATGDGMAIAFRAGAVLEDMEFVQFHPTSLYVPGTPQFLLSEAMRGEGAVLRNREKEPFMKNYNALAELAPRDVVSRAIISEMVKTGSSHVYLDLTHLDHDFVRKRFPRISATCKAYGIDIAEDLIPVSPAAHYIMGGIKTDLEGATNIKRFYAAGEVACTRVHGANRLASNSLLEGLVFGARAGSAASRHRNQPTVAGFKEEPATHLSPASADPPDRNMGEIRKALRRLMWERVGIIRCSESLSIAHERLAQWLTLVENASLTRQEQEIRNMVTVANLIAETALSRRGSIGAHFRSDFPERGKDWNKHFACMKGISIPV